The Edaphobacter flagellatus sequence GCAGCGAAGAAGGCGAAGCCTGTTCTGCTTGAGCCAGTGATGGATGTTGAAGTCACTGTTCCTGAGGAGTTCATGGGAACGATTATTGGCGATCTCAACTCCCGCCGCGGCCGTATCGAAGGTATGGAGATGGTCGGCGGAACGCAGGCAATCAAGGCGACGGTACCGCTTTCGACGATGTTCGGTTACGCGACGCACATGCGTTCGTCGACGCAGGGACGCGCAAACTACTCGATGCAGTTCAAGCAGTACGAAGAGGCGCCGAAGTCGGTCTCGGAAGAGATTATCGCCAAGGTGCAGGGCAAGGAATAGTGAGTCATTCACTGACGCAGTTTTGAAGAAGTTCAAGGAAGACGGAGAGAGCAATGGCGAAGGAAAAATTTGACCGGTCCAAGCCGCACGTGAACATTGGGACGATCGGGCACATCGATCACGGCAAGACGACGTTGACGGCGGCGATCACGAAGGTACTGTCGAAGCACAACCCGAAGAACGCGTTTCGTTCGTTCGACACGATCGACAACGCACCTGAGGAGCGCGAGCGCGGTATTACGATTGCGACTTCGCACGTGGAGTACGAGACGGCGAACCGTCACTATGCTCACGTGGACTGCCCCGGCCACGCCGACTACATCAAGAACATGATCACGGGCGCAGCGCAGATGGACGGCGCGATCCTGGTGGTGGCAGCGACCGACGGTCCGATGCCGCAGACCAAGGAGCACGTTCTGCTGGCTCGTCAGGTTGGCGTGCCGTACATCGTGGTGTTCCTGAACAAGTGCGATGCGGTTGAGGATGCGGAGCTGGTGGACCTGGTGGAGATGGAAGTCCGCGAGCTGCTGTCGAAGTACGACTTCCCGGGCGACGACGTTCCTGTGGTCCGCGGCTCTGCGCTGGGCGCACTGAACGGCGAGAAGCAGTGGGAAGACAAGATCGACGAGCTGATGGAAGCGGTGGACAAGAACGTTCCGCAGCCTGACCGCATGGTCGACCTTCCGTTCCTGATGCCGATCGAAGACATCTTCTCGATCTCGGGCCGTGGAACTGTAGTAACGGGTCGTATCGAGCGTGGCAAGATCAAGGTCGGCGAGGCGGCACAGATCGTGGGCTTCCGCGACACGCAGGCGACGACGGTAACGGGCGTGGAGATGTTCAAGAAGCAGCTGGACGAGGGTCTGGCGGGCGACAATGCCGGTCTGCTGCTGCGCGGTACGGCGAAGGAAGACGTGGAGCGCGGCATGGTGCTGGCGAAGCCCGGCTCGATCACGCCGCACACGGTGTTCAAGGGCGAGGTGTACGTTCTGTCGAAGGAAGAGGGTGGACGTCACACTCCGTTCTTCAACGGCTACCGTCCGCAGTTCTACTTCCGCACGACGGACGTGACGGGATCGGCGAAGCTTCCGGAAGGCACCGAGATGGTGATGCCGGGCGACAACATCCAGCTGGAGATCACGCTGCACACGCCGGTGGCGATGGAGAAGGGTCTCCGCTTCGCCATCCGCGAAGGCGGACGCACCGTCGGCGCTGGTACCATCTCCGAAATCATCAAGTAACGAGAGCGCCGCCTGTTTCAGCAGGCGGCGACTCAAACAAGTTCTTTGCGCACAGAAAAGAGAGAAGACGATGGCAGGACAGAGAATCAGGATTCGCTTGAAGGCTTATGACTACCGCGTACTCGACACCTCCACCGGTGAGATCGTCGAGACGGCAAAGCGCACGGGCGCACAGGTTGCAGGGCCGATTCCGCTGCCGACGATGAAGAATAAGTATTGCGTTCTTCGTTCGCCCCATGTCGACAAGAAGTCGCGTGAGGCTTTCGAGATTCGTACGCACAAGCGCCTGATCGATATCCTTGAGCCCACGCAGCAGACGGTGGACGCTCTGATGAAGCTCGATCTCCCCGCAGGTGTGGACGTCGAGATCAAGACGGTTCAGAAGTAACCGGATTTGGCCTGAAGAGTAAAAGTTTAGGGCTGTGGATTTTGAAGGGTAGTACCTACAGTGCGTGGCTGAAGCAACGCATGATGAGGAAAGGAAAGAAAGATGTCAGTCAACGGAATTCTCGGCAAGAAGGTCGGCATGACGCAGGTGTTTGACGATAAGGGTGAGGTTCACCCCGTCACGGTGCTCAAGGCCGGTCCCTGCGTTATAACGCAGCTCAAAACGCTGGCTAAGGACGGCTATGATGCCGCTCAGATCGGCTACGTCGACTTCGTAAAGGCTTCGAAGGTAAACAAGGCCATGACCGGCCACTTCGCCAAGTCAAATGTTCCTCCGGTCCGCGTTCTCAAGGAAGTTGCTGTTGAGGCTCCTGCTGCGGCGAAGGAAGGCGAGGAATCGAACGGAGCGCTCAAGGCTGGCGACCGCATTCTGGTCGACATCTTTTCCGACGAGAAGTTTGTCGACATTATCGGCACCTCAAAGGGCCGTGGTTTTGCCGGCGTCATCCGCCGTCATGCTTTCGGTGGTGGCCCCAAGTCGCACGGTCACATGTTCCAGGTGCAGGGCTCGATCGGTGCATCGTCGTTTCCTTCGCGTGTCTTTCCTGGCCAACGCATGCCCGGCCATATGGGACACGATCAGGTGACGGTCCGTAACCTCCGCATCCGGGGTATTGATCTGGACGAGAACCTGCTGTT is a genomic window containing:
- the tuf gene encoding elongation factor Tu, with translation MAKEKFDRSKPHVNIGTIGHIDHGKTTLTAAITKVLSKHNPKNAFRSFDTIDNAPEERERGITIATSHVEYETANRHYAHVDCPGHADYIKNMITGAAQMDGAILVVAATDGPMPQTKEHVLLARQVGVPYIVVFLNKCDAVEDAELVDLVEMEVRELLSKYDFPGDDVPVVRGSALGALNGEKQWEDKIDELMEAVDKNVPQPDRMVDLPFLMPIEDIFSISGRGTVVTGRIERGKIKVGEAAQIVGFRDTQATTVTGVEMFKKQLDEGLAGDNAGLLLRGTAKEDVERGMVLAKPGSITPHTVFKGEVYVLSKEEGGRHTPFFNGYRPQFYFRTTDVTGSAKLPEGTEMVMPGDNIQLEITLHTPVAMEKGLRFAIREGGRTVGAGTISEIIK
- the rpsJ gene encoding 30S ribosomal protein S10: MAGQRIRIRLKAYDYRVLDTSTGEIVETAKRTGAQVAGPIPLPTMKNKYCVLRSPHVDKKSREAFEIRTHKRLIDILEPTQQTVDALMKLDLPAGVDVEIKTVQK
- the rplC gene encoding 50S ribosomal protein L3, with the protein product MSVNGILGKKVGMTQVFDDKGEVHPVTVLKAGPCVITQLKTLAKDGYDAAQIGYVDFVKASKVNKAMTGHFAKSNVPPVRVLKEVAVEAPAAAKEGEESNGALKAGDRILVDIFSDEKFVDIIGTSKGRGFAGVIRRHAFGGGPKSHGHMFQVQGSIGASSFPSRVFPGQRMPGHMGHDQVTVRNLRIRGIDLDENLLLVEGAVPGPRDGYVLISKAKAPPRERRGFAGEATKDALKASKKASAKKK